The Bacillota bacterium genome has a window encoding:
- a CDS encoding ABC transporter ATP-binding protein: MKAALVSEEVRLDQVTKRFGDFRAVDGLTLLMKKGKLTTLLGPSGCGKTTTLRMIAGFIDPDEGDIFVGKQRVNNLPPFRRDVRTVFQNYALFPHMTVFENVAYGLRIQGIKGDELKRLVREALEMVGLGEVGSRLPGRLSGGQQQRIAFARAVVTKPKVLLLDEPLSNLDAKLRVQMREEVRRMQRDLGITTIYVTHDQEEAMSISDMIAVMNAGKIEQIGSPSDIYERPSTPFVAQFIGLSNLLDCEVVSVVGERTVVDVLGVKVPVHTVSGLDPGQRARLVARPERMVLSDAAEDAVPGTVRGVSYLGSIARYTIALVDSVDVVLDDPSPSGLDLKQPGDQVFVRFRPDRVYIQRA; the protein is encoded by the coding sequence ATGAAAGCCGCGCTTGTAAGTGAAGAAGTAAGGCTCGATCAAGTGACCAAGAGATTCGGGGACTTCAGGGCGGTCGACGGCCTGACCCTGTTGATGAAGAAAGGCAAGCTCACAACATTGCTGGGCCCATCAGGTTGCGGGAAGACCACCACGCTTCGCATGATTGCGGGATTCATCGACCCAGACGAAGGCGACATCTTCGTCGGGAAGCAGCGTGTGAACAACCTGCCCCCCTTTCGGCGGGATGTGAGGACGGTTTTCCAGAACTACGCACTCTTTCCCCATATGACTGTCTTCGAGAACGTGGCCTACGGGCTCAGGATCCAGGGCATCAAGGGGGACGAACTGAAACGCCTCGTGCGCGAGGCCCTTGAGATGGTTGGGCTTGGGGAGGTGGGGTCCCGCCTGCCCGGGCGGCTCAGCGGCGGACAGCAACAGCGGATCGCGTTCGCTCGCGCGGTGGTCACTAAACCCAAGGTCCTCCTGCTCGACGAGCCTCTATCCAACCTCGACGCCAAGCTCCGAGTGCAGATGCGCGAGGAAGTCCGGAGAATGCAGAGGGATCTCGGGATCACCACGATATACGTCACGCACGACCAGGAGGAAGCCATGAGCATCTCCGACATGATCGCGGTGATGAACGCGGGCAAGATCGAACAAATCGGAAGCCCATCCGACATCTATGAGCGGCCATCCACGCCGTTCGTCGCGCAGTTCATCGGACTTTCCAACCTGCTCGATTGCGAGGTCGTCTCTGTGGTGGGCGAGCGGACCGTCGTTGATGTCCTGGGAGTCAAGGTCCCTGTCCACACGGTATCTGGCCTCGACCCAGGCCAGCGGGCACGCCTCGTGGCTCGGCCGGAGAGAATGGTCCTCTCGGATGCAGCCGAGGATGCGGTGCCGGGCACGGTTCGGGGCGTTTCTTATCTAGGCTCCATAGCCCGCTACACCATCGCCCTGGTGGATTCCGTGGACGTGGTCCTGGACGACCCGTCCCCCTCAGGCCTTGACCTCAAACAGCCAGGCGATCAGGTGTTCGTGAGATTCCGGCCGGACAGAGTGTATATCCAAAGAGCATAG